The following DNA comes from Cucumis sativus cultivar 9930 chromosome 7, Cucumber_9930_V3, whole genome shotgun sequence.
TACAACTTTCAAGGAAGTTCACTACAGATTGATTGATGAAAGTAGATGGTAGATGGTAGAGACCCATAAAGCCAATAGTCAATTCTCCACTGTTTGTAATTTAGGGAAGAGAACAATCTAGAAATTGGACTCAATGGATGCATGAATCTTAGTCAATGGTCCAAAGTTAAAATTGATGATGTTAGAGAAAGGACACTGAAAAATGGCatcataaattttggaaaatgtagttttaatttattcataaatttaataaatgaaatgaatcttcaagaaatttagattattgtaatgaaatcataaaagtaattaaaacaattaatgtTTGGATGAAATTTCCATGAAATTTCCATTCTCTTCTCTCAATTATTTGGATCctgaataaatataaaacaatgaaaaaaataaaaagtttgtttttgtttttttggtttttgaaccCAACAACCAAAGTCACAATAATAAACAagtaaatcaaataaaaattagataattatgtgatattattaattattatcttcATTCAACTCAATTATACAAAGAATTGAATATTGAAATTgaactaattaaattcaaatatataaaattaaataatgtttcattaaaataatttaaaatggttaaaCACACCTACCATGCACATTGTCAAATCCTAgtagataaaaaaagagagattgtttaattttaatacataGAGATTCAATCATATATGCTTACAACTTTACTTCTTCAAAGGTTGGAATTATTCTAGAAATTCAGCCTACTTGTAtgctaattaaataatatattttgtcttTAAGCAGAGGGAGAAATATTCTTTGagtcaaacattttttattattgtttttctattattataatttgtgtttagGGCGTactattttaatatgaatcatatagaaatatattttaaaaaatagggtaaaaaagaaattattgacaaaaatagagctaactcatttatttttaagaatatcccaaattcaattataagaATAtcccaaattcaattattcaatccataaaatatatttccttCTAAATTGAGATcacattcaattttaatttaatttttttgtattaacaTTTAGTTTCCAATTTAAGTGGttcaatctaaattttatgaataaatatttttttaagaaagtcGTCTACCCAGTACACGAATTTCCTTTACGTGGGTTAAACTAGTCAAAGTATGAGTGAGTGGATTAATGAAAGTCGTGTACCCGATACATCACTTCCTTCGAAAATCCAAAATTACTCTATGTTTTACAATAGTTTTGGGTTATACtccatttctaaaaaaaaaattcatactaccatatttttatcattatttaaaaaaaaaaaaaaactgcatTTAAAAATACTCTATACAGTAAGTATTTAGGTTATAAGCCATTTTAGTGGGGATGGAAAATGATAAATGCCAcaacaaagagagaaaaagagagaaaaagagggTTCGCCCGTCATAtcaactattataattaaaactcTAGATATAGTTTAGtcttattaattcaattaacaCGACATATATTTGttggttaaaatatattttttaaaaatatatatggtgaGTAAATCAAacctttaattttgaaattgatagtTTAACTACTATATCAATCGAGATAAAATCACTTTCACTTCCAAAatgactttttattttgttgatacaaaaattcaaataacgataaatattgattaatcTTTACAATTCATGTTCAACCTTTGGAAGTATATCATATGAATGGATATTTGAATCGGTTGCATGTACTTcgattataaattttaaacgtTGGAAACATCAAATTGTACCAAACGCCATCTTGATTTGTTTTGTACTAAACATATAGACGAACTTCTGCCCAAAGCAAAAGGGAATTAAGTAACCTCAAATAAATTGGTTTAGGAATAACTCTGTTTCcatgttaaaaagaaatgggaatGCAattgagaaaaggaaaataattcgTCTCTAGACCTGAATAGTTTCTGAATCTTTGAAGATCAACTATGGAAGCCAAGAATGGATGGACTCTGCAATAGATTTGGTTCGAGAAGTTATTCGCCGTAGAGAATGTATGTAGTTAAGATTTACTCTCGTTTGACTTTCTAAGTATTTAGAAAAGTATTTTAAGCATTTAGAAACCAAAGAATCTAACAAACGAATGATACACTCCCTATGTTACATGCCCTGCCTCAGTTGTATTAACCCTCCATGGTGATTATAACTTTTCTCTCTTGGAGTACAAAAAAATGCTTTGGGCAGTTTCTCCAAGCTTAAACTTCAACCTATGACATTAGAAAATGATTCACGCGTACTTTCCAACCTCTTGAAGCTCAACAGAACTTGACCCCAAATCCTTCTTCAGCCCTCTCTCTTTCATGATCTCTCTTACTTTCTCAACCTCACTCCATTTCCCCATTTCTGCATAAATATTAGATAACACAACATAATAACCACCATTCTCTGGTTCCATTTCAACAAGCCTCCTTGCTGCTATTTCACTCACTTCCAAGCTCCCATGAGCTCTGCTACCAGTTAGCAAAGACCCCCACATTGATCTGGTGGCTTCAAAAGGCATATCCTTTATCATCACACAAGCCTCTTCAATACACCCATTACGAGCCAAAATATCTACCATACATGAATAATGTTTGATTCCTGGAGAAAACCCGAACCTCCCGTGGATCAAAGACCAGAAGATCTGCCTGCCGCTGTTCACCAAGCCAGAATGGCTACAAGCAGAAAGCACTGCCACTAATGTCACGTCATCTGCTTCAACTCCTTCTTCATCCATTCTCTTAAACCAAGCAATGGCCTCCTCTCCACACTTGGCCGAAGCCAACCCATTAATGAATACATTCCATGTATACAcattcttctctttcattgCTTGGAAAACAGCCAATGCCTCTTTGATTCTCCCACATTTCCCATACATATCGATCAAAGCAGTCCCTAATACCACATCCACTTCCCATCTTTTTGTCTTCACAAACTCATGTATCCAAACACCCATTTCAATAGCTCCAAAACTCGCACATGCAGCCAATGCATTGACTATCGTTACACGATTAGGGTCCACACCTGCATATTGCATCTGTTCAAACACAATCAAAGCATCATCCAACATGAAAGAAACTCTATAACCCATAATCAAAATAGTCCACGAGACAACATCTGTATGAAGCATTTCGTCGAACACCTTCTTGCATAACCCCATTTTCCCACAGGACGCATACACATCCATCAACGTATTCTGCACATAAAGATCAGAAGCATGTCCGGATTTGACAACGTGGGTATGAACAGATTGTCCACCGACAAGATCTTTGAAATCGGCTAATGACTTGAGAACAAAAGGGAAGGTGTAATTGTTGGGGGAAATGGAGTTTCTGTTCATGTGGGTGTAAAGGAAAAGAGGGGTATGGGGGATTTTGGAGTGAGAAAAAGCTCTGATTAAGGAATTGCAAATGAAGACATGGGGTTTGGGGATATGggtaaagaagagaaaagcgGAAccgagaagatgaagatgatggcAAGTGTTAATGAAATGGTGGGCTATGAGTGGATGTGAATGGAGATTTTGAAGGATCAGTTGAGCTTGAATTTGAGGGATGTGAAGTGGGGAAAGAGAAGTGGTGAAAATAGTGAGAATTCTGGTTGATTCAGCTCTGAACTGGGTGCCAAATGCTCTCATTTGTCTAAATTGTTCATACCGCAAAATTTAGAGGCAACTTTTCAAAGCGCATTTCTTTACAAcataacatttatatatattcaaaaaattaaaatgatctTTTTTCTTACTAAATAACCTAAACAAGA
Coding sequences within:
- the LOC101204032 gene encoding pentatricopeptide repeat-containing protein At5g56310; the encoded protein is MRAFGTQFRAESTRILTIFTTSLSPLHIPQIQAQLILQNLHSHPLIAHHFINTCHHLHLLGSAFLFFTHIPKPHVFICNSLIRAFSHSKIPHTPLFLYTHMNRNSISPNNYTFPFVLKSLADFKDLVGGQSVHTHVVKSGHASDLYVQNTLMDVYASCGKMGLCKKVFDEMLHTDVVSWTILIMGYRVSFMLDDALIVFEQMQYAGVDPNRVTIVNALAACASFGAIEMGVWIHEFVKTKRWEVDVVLGTALIDMYGKCGRIKEALAVFQAMKEKNVYTWNVFINGLASAKCGEEAIAWFKRMDEEGVEADDVTLVAVLSACSHSGLVNSGRQIFWSLIHGRFGFSPGIKHYSCMVDILARNGCIEEACVMIKDMPFEATRSMWGSLLTGSRAHGSLEVSEIAARRLVEMEPENGGYYVVLSNIYAEMGKWSEVEKVREIMKERGLKKDLGSSSVELQEVGKYA